Proteins encoded by one window of Deltaproteobacteria bacterium:
- a CDS encoding response regulator transcription factor — translation MVGSGEHSHLKTLIVEDNETFRRSLKERLQVIFPSMPIEEATDGSEALRKVERFHPKLILIDLQLPGENGLKVTARIKAKHPDVSIIIVTGHDLEEYRTAALQHGALDLFTKDSINYEKLETVVRSIKSAE, via the coding sequence TTGGTCGGCTCGGGAGAACACAGTCACCTTAAGACCTTGATCGTAGAGGATAACGAGACCTTTCGCCGGTCACTCAAAGAGCGGCTTCAGGTGATCTTCCCCTCCATGCCCATCGAAGAGGCCACCGATGGGAGTGAAGCCCTCCGGAAGGTCGAGAGGTTCCATCCGAAATTAATCCTGATCGATCTCCAGTTGCCGGGAGAAAACGGTCTCAAGGTTACCGCCAGGATCAAAGCGAAGCATCCCGATGTTTCGATCATCATCGTCACCGGTCATGACCTTGAGGAATACCGAACGGCAGCCCTGCAACATGGGGCGCTTGACTTATTCACGAAGGATTCCATCAATTATGAAAAGCTGGAAACGGTGGTCAGATCCATCAAGTCGGCTGAATGA
- a CDS encoding NrtA/SsuA/CpmA family ABC transporter substrate-binding protein: MKNEGNQNPKGKRLSLLIAAIVVIGALITAGYFGLFQIHSPKPTEKLTIADGGSMHSAPLYVAFEKGFFKDEGLDVNVEPFLTGKIALDAVLGGKAHIATAAETPIMFEFSKGKRILNIGTISDSLWINMVIGKKDRGIETPKDLEGKRIAVSKGTSGEFFLDAMLIFHKIPREKVTIIGMALDKMKESLVKGNVDAVSTWTPYADNIAEELRQQVVSFSGQGIYKLTWNLVGMQEFIRKNPATVIKILRACLKSEAFIREYPEESRRILAGRLNMEDGPKLIQYWNRYNFGLSLSTNLLLNLEDQARWEIRNKMIDRTTVPNFLDSFYFDGLKAVKPEAVTIVHKEEKP; encoded by the coding sequence ATGAAAAACGAAGGAAACCAGAATCCTAAAGGGAAGAGACTTTCACTCCTGATTGCGGCGATTGTTGTCATCGGGGCTTTGATCACCGCAGGATACTTTGGGCTATTTCAAATCCATTCCCCAAAACCTACCGAAAAATTGACGATTGCCGACGGAGGCTCAATGCATTCGGCTCCCCTCTATGTAGCCTTCGAGAAGGGCTTCTTCAAAGATGAAGGGTTGGATGTGAACGTCGAACCTTTTCTTACCGGCAAAATAGCACTCGATGCGGTCCTGGGAGGAAAAGCCCATATCGCTACGGCCGCAGAAACACCAATCATGTTCGAATTCAGCAAAGGCAAGAGAATCTTGAATATCGGAACCATTTCGGATTCACTCTGGATTAATATGGTCATTGGAAAAAAAGACCGGGGGATCGAGACTCCCAAAGATCTGGAGGGGAAAAGAATCGCCGTCTCAAAAGGCACATCCGGAGAATTTTTTCTGGATGCCATGCTGATTTTTCACAAAATCCCCAGAGAAAAGGTCACCATCATCGGAATGGCACTTGATAAAATGAAGGAATCTCTCGTGAAGGGGAATGTGGATGCGGTATCCACCTGGACCCCATATGCGGATAACATAGCGGAAGAGCTTAGACAGCAGGTCGTTTCTTTCTCCGGGCAAGGAATATACAAATTGACTTGGAATTTGGTGGGCATGCAAGAATTCATTCGCAAGAATCCGGCAACGGTCATAAAAATCCTTCGAGCCTGCCTGAAATCGGAAGCTTTCATCAGAGAGTATCCGGAGGAATCGCGACGTATCCTGGCAGGCCGTCTTAACATGGAAGATGGCCCCAAATTAATACAATATTGGAATCGTTACAATTTCGGCCTCTCACTCTCTACAAACCTCTTACTCAACCTCGAAGATCAAGCCCGGTGGGAGATAAGAAATAAAATGATCGACAGGACAACGGTCCCGAACTTCCTCGATTCATTTTATTTTGACGGACTCAAGGCAGTCAAACCCGAAGCGGTAACCATTGTCCATAAAGAGGAAAAGCCATGA
- a CDS encoding HAMP domain-containing protein, whose product MKIRSKIRILTSIPLVLFLGVFLVLYWTAQEVIKTRELERFSDNIVRAVFDLNLTADQYFSDKEERPRVQFQVIHDSMKRRISEAQREVGEERSILKRIGENHDIIGSLFPLLVSLEKEIETGKASAVSMAQHDRIRSQLLARLRDAVSSAVELSSIYEKRTNKVQTRIIYFIVFSLSFFGLAMVLFLYWTGKSISGPIQELQEGTKAISNGNLNHRIPVRGHDEIGQLSRAFNEMSEKLGLTLRNLEDEITERKLAEKKIKKANDDLEMRVQERTSELSEVAEKLRIENTQRRSLEETLRESESQVRFFASQYLKAQEEERRRIAGELHDSIAASLSGLKYRIEKIAEEMKQGVGDPDSLQDIAPKIMEINSEVRRIMADLRPAILDDLGIVPAMNWFCREYQKTYSHISLENQIGIAEEEVPESLKTPIFRISQEAMNNIAKYSKASLVNLSLLKEDDKINLTIQDNGQGFDLKTVRKGMGLSTMRERAQLSGGSFGLESAVGQGTVVRAVWNI is encoded by the coding sequence ATGAAAATCCGCTCAAAGATAAGGATATTGACGTCCATTCCCTTAGTCTTATTTCTGGGCGTTTTTTTGGTCCTGTATTGGACGGCGCAGGAAGTCATAAAAACAAGAGAATTAGAGAGATTCTCAGACAACATTGTTAGAGCCGTGTTTGATTTGAATCTGACAGCCGATCAGTATTTTTCCGATAAAGAGGAACGCCCGAGAGTCCAGTTCCAAGTCATTCATGATTCCATGAAGAGAAGAATTTCAGAGGCCCAACGGGAAGTCGGAGAAGAAAGAAGCATTCTAAAGAGGATAGGCGAGAATCATGACATCATCGGCTCGCTTTTCCCTTTGTTGGTCTCTCTTGAGAAGGAAATCGAGACTGGAAAAGCAAGCGCTGTCTCCATGGCGCAGCATGACAGGATCAGGAGTCAGCTTTTGGCCAGATTGAGAGACGCGGTTTCATCAGCGGTTGAATTATCTTCGATTTATGAAAAAAGAACTAACAAAGTTCAGACAAGAATCATTTACTTTATTGTTTTTAGCCTTTCCTTTTTCGGCCTGGCCATGGTTTTGTTTTTGTATTGGACCGGGAAGAGTATTTCAGGGCCGATCCAAGAGCTGCAAGAGGGAACCAAGGCAATCTCCAATGGTAATTTGAATCATCGGATTCCCGTCAGGGGCCATGATGAGATCGGGCAACTTTCCAGGGCCTTCAACGAGATGTCTGAAAAATTGGGGCTGACCTTAAGAAATCTTGAAGACGAGATTACCGAGCGCAAGTTGGCCGAGAAAAAAATAAAAAAGGCCAATGATGATCTGGAGATGCGTGTTCAGGAACGGACCTCCGAGCTGTCGGAAGTGGCCGAAAAGCTCCGGATAGAAAATACCCAGCGCCGCAGCCTGGAAGAAACCCTTCGGGAATCGGAAAGCCAGGTCCGGTTTTTCGCCTCCCAGTATCTGAAGGCTCAGGAGGAGGAAAGAAGGCGGATTGCCGGGGAGCTTCATGACAGCATTGCCGCTTCCCTGAGCGGCTTGAAGTACAGAATCGAGAAAATAGCGGAGGAGATGAAACAGGGGGTTGGGGACCCTGATTCTTTGCAGGACATTGCCCCGAAGATAATGGAGATCAACAGTGAGGTCCGCCGGATCATGGCCGATTTGCGTCCGGCCATCCTGGATGACCTGGGGATCGTGCCCGCTATGAACTGGTTCTGCCGGGAATATCAAAAGACCTATTCGCATATCTCCCTGGAAAACCAGATCGGGATAGCGGAAGAGGAGGTGCCCGAATCCCTGAAGACACCGATCTTCCGTATCTCCCAGGAGGCCATGAACAACATCGCCAAATACAGTAAGGCATCTCTGGTAAATCTTTCCCTTCTGAAAGAAGACGATAAAATAAATTTGACTATACAGGATAACGGTCAAGGGTTTGACTTGAAGACGGTCAGAAAAGGAATGGGCCTTTCAACTATGAGAGAACGGGCCCAACTTTCAGGGGGTTCTTTTGGCCTGGAATCGGCCGTGGGGCAAGGGACGGTTGTTCGGGCGGTGTGGAACATCTGA